One window of Acanthochromis polyacanthus isolate Apoly-LR-REF ecotype Palm Island chromosome 19, KAUST_Apoly_ChrSc, whole genome shotgun sequence genomic DNA carries:
- the LOC110948391 gene encoding cytohesin-1-like isoform X2: MVLKSEDGVVPDDLSPEERQELESIRRRKEELLLDIQRLKDEIAEVTTEIESLGLSEERKSMQRNKQMAMGRKKFNMDPTKGIRFLIDSSLLKNTSDDIAQFLYKGEGLNKTAIGDYLGERDDFNIEVLHAFLELHEFTDLNLVQALRQFLWSFRLPGEAQKIDRMMEAFAQRYCHCNPGVFQSTDTCYILSFAVIMLNTSLHNPNVKDKPSVQRFTAMNRGINDGGDLPEDLLRNLYDSIKNEPFKIPEDDGNDLTHTFFNPDREGWLLKLGGRVKTWKRRWFILTDNCLYYFEYTTDKEPRGIIPLENLSIREVDDSKKPNCFELFIPNHKDQVIKACKTEADGRVVEGNHTFYRISAPTAEEKDEWINSIKAAISKDPFYEMLAARKKKVSSLKGL, from the exons AGGCTGAAGGATGAGATAGCAGAGGTGACCACTGAGATTGAAAGCCTGGGTCTGTCTGAAGAGAG GAAAAGTatgcagaggaacaaacagatgGCCATGGGCCGGAAGAAGTTCAACATGGATCCCACCAAG GGGATTCGCTTCTTGATCGACAGCTCGTtactaaaaaacacaagtgatgACATCGCCCAGTTCCTCTACAAGGGAGAAGGACTGAATAAGACGGCCATCGGAGACTACCTGGGGGAGAG AGACGACTTCAACATCGAGGTTCTTCACGCCTTCTTGGAGCTGCACGAGTTCACAGATCTGAACCTGGTTCAGGCCCTCAGGCAGTTCCTGTGGAGCTTCAGGCTGCCCGGCGAGGCTCAGAAGATCGACCGCATGATGGAGGCGTTCGCCCAGCGATACTGCCACTGCAACCCCGGAGTGTTTCAGAGCACAG ATACCTGCTACATTTTGTCGTTCGCTGTGATCATGTTGAACACCAGCCTGCACAACCCCAACGTGAAGGACAAGCCCTCCGTTCAGAGGTTCACCGCCATGAACAGAGGAATCAATGACGGAGGAGACCTGCCAGAGGACCTGCTCAGG AATCTGTACGACAGCATCAAGAACGAACCCTTTAAGATCCCAGAGGACGACGGGAACGACCTCACACACACCTTCTTCAACCCCGACAGAGAAGGATGGCTGCTGAAACTCG GTGGACGAGTGAAGACCTGGAAGAGACGCTGGTTCATCCTCACAGATAACTGCCTCTACTACTTTGAATACACCACT GACAAGGAGCCCAGAGGGATTATTCCACTGGAAAATCTGAGCATCAGAGAAGTCGACGACTCCAAGAAACCG AACTGCTTCGAGCTCTTCATCCCCAACCACAAAGATCAGGTGATCAAGGCCTGCAAGACGGAGGCAGACGGCCGGGTCGTCGAGGGCAACCAcactttttacagaatctcaGCCCCGACCGCTGAGGAGAAGGACGAATGGATCAACAGCATCAA AGCTGCCATCAGCAAAGACCCGTTCTACGAGATGCTGGCCGCTCGGAAGAAGAAGGTTTCCTCCCTGAAGGGTCTGTAG
- the LOC110948391 gene encoding cytohesin-1-like isoform X3 encodes MQRNKQMAMGRKKFNMDPTKGIRFLIDSSLLKNTSDDIAQFLYKGEGLNKTAIGDYLGERDDFNIEVLHAFLELHEFTDLNLVQALRQFLWSFRLPGEAQKIDRMMEAFAQRYCHCNPGVFQSTDTCYILSFAVIMLNTSLHNPNVKDKPSVQRFTAMNRGINDGGDLPEDLLRNLYDSIKNEPFKIPEDDGNDLTHTFFNPDREGWLLKLGGRVKTWKRRWFILTDNCLYYFEYTTDKEPRGIIPLENLSIREVDDSKKPNCFELFIPNHKDQVIKACKTEADGRVVEGNHTFYRISAPTAEEKDEWINSIKAAISKDPFYEMLAARKKKVSSLKGL; translated from the exons atgcagaggaacaaacagatgGCCATGGGCCGGAAGAAGTTCAACATGGATCCCACCAAG GGGATTCGCTTCTTGATCGACAGCTCGTtactaaaaaacacaagtgatgACATCGCCCAGTTCCTCTACAAGGGAGAAGGACTGAATAAGACGGCCATCGGAGACTACCTGGGGGAGAG AGACGACTTCAACATCGAGGTTCTTCACGCCTTCTTGGAGCTGCACGAGTTCACAGATCTGAACCTGGTTCAGGCCCTCAGGCAGTTCCTGTGGAGCTTCAGGCTGCCCGGCGAGGCTCAGAAGATCGACCGCATGATGGAGGCGTTCGCCCAGCGATACTGCCACTGCAACCCCGGAGTGTTTCAGAGCACAG ATACCTGCTACATTTTGTCGTTCGCTGTGATCATGTTGAACACCAGCCTGCACAACCCCAACGTGAAGGACAAGCCCTCCGTTCAGAGGTTCACCGCCATGAACAGAGGAATCAATGACGGAGGAGACCTGCCAGAGGACCTGCTCAGG AATCTGTACGACAGCATCAAGAACGAACCCTTTAAGATCCCAGAGGACGACGGGAACGACCTCACACACACCTTCTTCAACCCCGACAGAGAAGGATGGCTGCTGAAACTCG GTGGACGAGTGAAGACCTGGAAGAGACGCTGGTTCATCCTCACAGATAACTGCCTCTACTACTTTGAATACACCACT GACAAGGAGCCCAGAGGGATTATTCCACTGGAAAATCTGAGCATCAGAGAAGTCGACGACTCCAAGAAACCG AACTGCTTCGAGCTCTTCATCCCCAACCACAAAGATCAGGTGATCAAGGCCTGCAAGACGGAGGCAGACGGCCGGGTCGTCGAGGGCAACCAcactttttacagaatctcaGCCCCGACCGCTGAGGAGAAGGACGAATGGATCAACAGCATCAA AGCTGCCATCAGCAAAGACCCGTTCTACGAGATGCTGGCCGCTCGGAAGAAGAAGGTTTCCTCCCTGAAGGGTCTGTAG